A window of the Armatimonadota bacterium genome harbors these coding sequences:
- a CDS encoding glycosyltransferase family 4 protein, producing MKVLILSMHYRPDQTGNGPLVGDLAEHLAAQGHEVSVVCGMPFFPERVIPPAYRDKLACRERINGVDVYRTFVWVRPRGSNLDKALLQLSFALSCVYGLLRAGRPEVVLCVSPPFPSGVPGLLAARAWRVPFIFNIQDIFPDVIERLGVLRDGWLMRLLHVVEKWIYRHSARVAVIAPSFADNLAGKGVPHSKLAVIYNWVDTDFIRPLPRDNEVRRELDLDNQFVVLYAGNLGRSQSLEVLLEAARMMQSDHTQFLIVGDGTRKQALVDQAQAMRLTNVRFLPLQPREKLPLLLAAADVSVVLLREEASHTSLPSKIPTIMSSARPLVASVALSSDAARIVTQNRCGIAVPPNDPVPLVAALRALRDDRALCDDLARRARRGAEQSFSRHGALSAYEELLLGIANGRT from the coding sequence TTGAAGGTCCTGATTCTCAGCATGCATTATCGCCCGGACCAGACCGGAAACGGCCCCCTTGTCGGCGATCTCGCCGAGCATCTGGCCGCCCAGGGGCACGAAGTCAGCGTTGTCTGCGGCATGCCCTTTTTCCCCGAGCGTGTGATCCCGCCCGCCTACCGGGACAAGTTGGCCTGCCGCGAGCGCATTAATGGGGTAGACGTTTACCGCACCTTCGTGTGGGTGCGCCCGCGGGGGTCCAACCTGGACAAGGCGCTGCTGCAGTTGTCGTTCGCCCTGTCGTGCGTTTATGGGCTGCTGCGCGCGGGGCGGCCGGAGGTGGTGCTGTGCGTGTCGCCGCCGTTTCCCAGCGGCGTGCCGGGGCTGCTGGCGGCGCGGGCGTGGCGAGTGCCGTTCATCTTCAACATCCAGGACATCTTCCCCGACGTAATCGAGCGCCTGGGAGTGCTGCGGGACGGCTGGCTCATGCGCCTGCTTCACGTGGTGGAGAAATGGATTTACCGCCACTCGGCGCGGGTGGCGGTCATCGCGCCCAGTTTCGCCGATAACCTCGCGGGCAAGGGAGTGCCGCACTCGAAGCTGGCGGTGATCTACAACTGGGTGGACACGGATTTCATCCGGCCGCTGCCGCGGGACAACGAGGTGCGGCGCGAACTCGACCTCGACAACCAGTTCGTGGTGCTCTACGCCGGCAACCTGGGGCGCTCGCAGAGCCTGGAGGTGCTGCTGGAAGCGGCGCGCATGATGCAATCGGATCACACGCAGTTTCTCATCGTGGGCGACGGCACGCGCAAGCAGGCGTTGGTGGATCAGGCGCAGGCAATGCGTTTAACCAACGTGCGCTTCCTGCCGCTGCAACCGCGGGAGAAGCTGCCGCTGCTGCTGGCGGCCGCTGATGTCTCGGTTGTCCTGCTGCGCGAGGAGGCGTCCCACACCAGCCTTCCCTCCAAGATTCCCACCATCATGTCGAGCGCGCGGCCGCTGGTGGCGTCGGTGGCGCTGTCCTCCGACGCCGCGCGCATCGTCACCCAGAACCGCTGCGGCATCGCCGTCCCTCCCAACGACCCCGTCCCCCTGGTGGCCGCCCTGCGCGCCCTGCGCGACGATCGCGCCCTGTGTGATGATCTCGCGCGCCGCGCCCGCCGCGGGGCCGAGCAGTCGTTCAGTCGTCACGGCGCCCTTAGCGCCTACGAGGAACTGCTGCTGGGCAT